TGCCGATCTGCTGGATCACGCCCTTGTCCAGCACCGCCATCCGGTCCGAGGTGGTATTGGCTTCCTCCTGATCATGGGTCACGAAAATTGTCGTCAGACCCAGCTTGCGCTGCAACGCCAGCAATTCGCGCCGCATCTGGACCCGCAAGGCGGCATCAAGGTTCGACAAGGGTTCATCCAGCAGCAGCACCTGCGGCTCGATGGCAATGGTGCGGGCAAGGGCGACGCGCTGCTGCTGGCCGCCCGAAAGCTGCGCGGGCATCCGGTCGGCCAGGTGCAGCAGACCCACGGTTTCCAGCGCACGCTCGACCTTCGGGCCGATCTGGCGCGTGGGCATCCGGCGTTCCTCAAGCCCGAAGGCCACGTTGCGGCGCACCGACATATGCGGCCACAGCGCATAGGACTGGAACACCATGCCCACATTGCGCTTCCACGGCGGCAGCCGGGCAATGTCGCGGTCGGCGATCAGGATGCGACCCTTCGGCACCGGCCCGAACCCCGCGATCGCCCGCAGCAGCGTCGATTTGCCCGAGCCAGAGGGACCAAGGAAGGCGAAGAACTCGCCCGGCTCGATCACCATGTCGATACCTTCCAGCACCTTGGTCTCGCCGAAGGACAGGTGCAGATCCTCGATACGGATTCCGGCTTTTGTCAGTGTCATCTGTGCTTCTCCGAAACTCAATGCTGGTCGGCTGTCATGGTCTGGCGGGCGCGTTCACGCTCGATGATGCGCTGCGAGAGGTAAGTGCCAAGCGCCACGATCACCACGGCAAGGATGCCAAGCGCGGCCCCCGGCCCGCGTCCGGCGGGCGACTGCATGTAAAGATAGATGCCATAGGCCAGGGGCGCGTCCGAGGACCGCCCGACCAGCATGATCGTCGCCGACAGTTCCACCGCCGCGGTGGCAAAGCTGGTGACGAAGCCTGCAAGGATGCCGCCCGTCATCAGCGGCACTACGATGCGCCGGATGGTGCTGGTGCGCGATGCGCCAAGGCTTTCGGCCGCTTCCTCCAGCGACAGTGAGACCTGTTGCAGCGCCGCCATGCAGGCGCGCAGCGCATAGGGCAGACGGCGCACGGCCAGTGCCACGATGATGATGCCCCAGAAACTGGACATCTGGCCCAGCCCGAAGGGCAACTGGATGCCGTGGAACATGCGCAGATAGCCGATGCCCAGCACCACGCCGGGCACGGCCAGCGCGGCGGTCGCCATATAGTCCAGCCATTTGCGCCCCGGCAGCCCGGTGCGGATCACGATATAGGCGATGGCGGTGCCCAGAATAACGTCGATCACGGCAGCCGATCCGGCATAGATCAGCGTGTTCCAGACATATTGCGACGACTGGGTGAAGATCGTCCCGAAATGCTGGACGGTGAAGCCGTCAGGCAGCGGTGAAAACGACCAGATCGTGCCGAAGGCCAGCAGCAGCAGCCCGATATGCGGCGACAGCACCATCGCAAGGATGAACAGAATCACCCCCCATGCCAGCCATTTCTCGCGCGGTTTCAGGTCGCGGCGCGACAGCCCGCCGCCGCCCTTCTGCACGGTCGCGTAATCCTTGCCGCGCATGAACAGGAAGGACGCCCAGAGCGAAAAGACCGAAAACGCCACCAGGATGAACGAGATCACATAGCCCATCGGATCGTTGATCCCCACCCCGGTGATGCGCAGATATGCCTGCGGCGCCAGCATGTTATTGACGTTCAGCAGCAGGGGCGTGCCCAGATCGTCGAAAACCTTGATGAAGACCAGCGCCGCCCCCGCCAGATAACCCGGCATCGCCAGCGGAAAGACGATGCGCCGGAACATCCGCATCCCGTGAGAGCCAAGGTTCTGCGCCGCCTCCTCCATCGAGCGGTCGATATTGCGCAAGGACGCCGACAGGTTGATCAGGATGAAGGGGAAGTAATGGATCGACTGGACCAGAATGACGCCGTTCAGCCCCTCCATGAAGGGAATACGGAAGCCGAAATACTGGTTCAGCAGCAGGTTGACCGAGCCGTTACGCCCGAACAGCAGCGACATCGCCACCGCGCCGACGAAGGGCGGCATGATCAGCGGGATGATCCCCAGCGCCTGAATCGCCGCCGTGCCGGCGAAGTTGAAGCGCGTGGTGATATAGGCCAGCGGCAGCGCGATCACCGTCGCCAGCACCACCGACATGGCCGAGACATAGAACGAGTTCACGAAGCTTTCGCGAAACAGCGTCGTGTTGAAGAAATCCTGAAAGTTCTGCAACGTGAAGGCGCCGGTGCGGGCGTCCAGAAAGGCCACATAGATCACCTGCGCCACCGGCAGGACCAGAAAGGCCATCAGAAAGATCGCGATCAGGATACCCGCGACGGCGGCACCCGACAGGCGGGGAAACAGCGTGAACCCGCGCGAAGCGGTCCGGGAAGTGTCGGGCATGGTGTCCTCGCGGCGTCAGGGGTTCCGCGCCGCGACAAGGCGGCGCGGAAAGCTGGCTCAGTTCAGCGCGGCGGCCTGATCGGCCAGTTCGCGGGCCTTGCGGTAGTTTTCCACCGCGAAGCTGTCCCAGGACTGTTCCACCTCGGCCTGACGGCCGACAACCTCGGTGTCAGGGTCGGCGCGCGAGGTGGTGAAGACCTGCGTGAAGGACGGGTCCAGCGATTCCTCCTCGGTGATCGGCATGGCCTCGACCAGCGCGCGGGCCTCGGCGATCAGGGCGGCGGCTTCCTCGTTGCCGGTGTCGGCATGGGCGGCCTCGGCCCGCTGCACGGCGGCAACAGCGGCGCGCAGATCGTCAAGGCGATAGGTCACCAGTACGTCGAACAGCGAGTTCACCAGATTGTAGCGCACCCCCGACATGTCCACGTCGAACTCGATCGCGCCCGGCGCGAAATCTTCGGAAAACGGGTTGGGGAAATCCTCGGGCGCGTTGGCATATGCCTCGGGGTTAACCGGCAGGCGCATGATGGCGGGATCCAGAAGCACCTGCTGGCCTTCGGGCGACAGCAGGAATTCCACGAATTGCTTCGCGCCTTCCTGATTGGGCGCGTTCTCGATGATGCCGATATTGGCAGGCACGATGGCGGTCACGCTGGGATAGACCAGCTCGACCGGAAAGCCCGACGCCTTGGACGCCAACCCGAAGAAGTCGATCACGATCCCGAAGCCGGTCGAGCCGGAATTGACCGCATCGGGCACGCCGAAGCTGCGCTCGGTCACGGTGTTCATGTTGCCCGAGATCCATTTCCACGTCGCCCAGCCTTCATCCCAGCCTTCGCCTTGCAGCACGGTCTCGACCGTCAGGTGGGTGGTGCCGGAGCGCGAGGGCGAGGACATCGCCACATGGCCGTTATATTCGGCGCGCTTCAGATCCTCCCATTCCTCGGCCACGGGCAGGTCGTTGGCCTCGACATAGCGGGTGTTATACATGATCCCGTAGCCCGAGGCGGCGAAGCCGAAATAGGTGCCGTCGGGATCGTTGATCGGATAGCCGCCAATCTCGTCCGGGATGCCTTCGGACTGGATATCGACCGCGGCCAGCAGGCCGTCTTCCTTCAGCACCTCGAAAGCGTCGGGGGCCGAGGCCCACATCAGGTCGATCGTATTGGCGCTGCGGGTTTCCTGCAGATGCGACACGGCGGCATTGGTGTTGCGGCTGACCACTTCCAGCGTGGTGCCCGGATGGGCGGCCTCGAAGGCGGCCTTGAACGGATCGGTCAGATCGCGCGGAAACGAGGTGACCACCGTCACCGTATCAGCGAAGGCGGCAGCCGAGGTCATCATCAGCGCAAGCGCGCCGAGCGTAAAGGTTCTGTTCATGTTTCTCCTCCCAGAGGCGTCAGGCGGGCCGGGACATGCCGGCGCACCATTGGCGCGATAACTGTGCAAGAAGAGGAGCTACCTTTCAACATATTGTTTTGTTTAATTTTTATGGGTCAGTTTCGACACGCCAGATGGGTCATTTTCGACCCATTACAGCATGTGGTGATGGCGCAGCCGCAGATAGAGCCGCTTGCGCGGGATACCCAGAAGCGCCGCGGCCTCGGCCTTGCGGCCCCCGGTCTGTATCAGCGCCGAGCGCAGCAGGCGGGATTCGAAGGCATCCATCGCGGTATCAAAGTCCATGTCCGCGGTACCAGTGGTCTCACCGGGAGACGGAAAGCTGACGTCGAGGCCGATCACCAGCCGCTCGGCCAGGTTGCGGGCCTCGCGGACATTGCCGGGCCAGTCGTGCCAGGCGATCCGGCGGCCCAGGGTGTTGTCGATATGGGGCTTCGGCAGGTCGTGGCGGGCGGCGGCCTCGGCGGCGAAATGGGCAACCAGCAGGGCTGCGTCGCCCTCGCGCTCGCGCAGGGGCGGCAAGGGCAACGTGGCGTGGAAGCGGTGGAACAGGTCGGCGCGCAACCGCCCCTCTGCGACCAAAGCGTCCGGTGGGCGCTTGACGCTGCCGAGAATGCGCAGATTGACCGGAAGGGGGGCCGCGCCAAGCGGCGTGATCTCGCGCGATTCGACCACGCGCAGCAGGCGGACCTGAAGCCCGTCGGGCATGGATTCCAGCTCGTCCAGATAGAGCGTTCCGCCTTCCGCCCGCGCGATCAGGCCAGGCGCGTCGCTGGTGCCGAACAGTTCCCGGTCTACCTCGGCTTCCGACAGCGCGCCGCAGTTGATGGCGACGAAGGGGCCGTCCGCATGCGGCGACAGGTCGTGCAGGATGCGCGCGGCCAGTTCCTTGCCGGTGCCGGTCTCGCCCGCGATCAGCAGGTCGAGTTGCAGGCCCGCCAGCGCGCGCAGGTGCTGGCGCAGGTCCTTCATGGCGGCGGAGCGCCCGATCAGGCGGTCTTCGATCCGGGTCTGGCGCAGCCGGGCGTTTTCCAGATGCAGGTCGCGCATCGCCTGCGCGCGCCGCAGCACGTCCAGCATCAGTTCGGGCGCACAGGGTTTTTCCAGAAAGTCATGCGCACCGCCCCGCATGGCGCGGATCGCGGCGGGCACGTCGCCATGGGCGGTGATCAGGATGAAGGGCACCTCTGGCGCAACCTCCCGCGCGCGGTCCAGGAAATCCAGGCCGGAAAGGCCCGGCATCCGCAGGTCCGACAGGATCACGCCCGGAAAATCGGGCGCAAGCGCCGCCAGCGCGGGCAGGGCGGCCTCAAAGGCATGGACCCGGAAACCGGCCTGTTCCAATGTCTCGGTGGTGGCCTGCCGCAGGTCGGCGTCGTCCTCGACCAGCATCACTTCCATGTCATTCCTCCTGCCATCGGTTCAGGCGCAAGCGGACCTCGGCGCCGCCTTCGGCCTGCTGCTCGATTTCCAGATGTCCGCCCATGTCCTGCATGACGTTGAATGCGATGGAAAGGCCGAGGCCAAGCCCCTTGCCCGATTCCTTGGTGGTCACGAAGGGGTCGGTCAGCACCTGCCCGCTCTGGCCGCCCAGACCCACGCCATTGTCGCGCACGACCAGCCGCACGGGATCGAGTCCCGCCAGTTCGACGCGGATCAGGCCCGGATCAGACGCACCTTCCCGCGCCCCGATGGCATCCAGCGCATTGCCGAGGATGTTCAGCAGGACCTGTTCCAGCAGGATCTCGTCCCCCGCGACCGCCAACCCGGTCAGATCGGCACAGTCCACCCGCACGTCCTCGGCCCGCAGGCGGTGATCCAGCAGCTCCAGCGCGGCCTGCACCGGCTCGGCCAGCAGCACCCGCGTATTGTGATGCTCCGAGCGGCGGGCGATGCGGCGCAGATGGCCGATGGTGCGGGTAATGCGGTCCAGCAGCGCCTCGATCCGGGCGATGGCCGGGCGGGCCTGGGGATGGGCGGCGCGCAGGTTGTGCAGGCGGTGGCCGATGGCGGCAATGGGCTGGTTGATCTCATGGCTGATCGCGGCGGACATCTGGCCAAGCGCCGCCATCTTGCCCGCCTGCACCAGCTCGCGTTGTGTCATCTCCAGCCGCTCCAGCGCCTGCTGGCGGGCCTGGACCGAGGCACGAAAGACCTCGACCGCGCGAGCCATCTCGGCGATCTCATCGCCCTGGCGGGGCGTGCCGGAATCGCCGCCCGCGATGCGGGTCAGGTCGGTGGAAAGCGCCTCGATCCGCAGAAGGATGCGGTTATGGACGAAAACCGCCAGGATGATCGCCGTCGCCACCGCACCCAGGGCCGTCACCAGCCCCAGCCACAGCGATCCACGCATGATCGCCGAGGCGGCGGCATCCGCGCGGGCCTGCGCCCCGATCCGCTCGGTCCGGCCCAGATCGGTCAGCAGCGCCTGCATCCCGGCCAGCGCCGCTTGTGCGGCCTGCAACTCGGCCACGGCGGCGCGGTGCAGTTCTAACCGCTGTCCTTGCTGGACGAAAACGCTGTCCTCGCCCGAGGCCAGAGCCTTCAGCCGGTCCAGCGCCTGCATCAGCAGCGTCACATCGACCCGCTGCGGCAGGTTCAGCTGCGACAGGGCCAGCCGGTCCAGCGTGTCGCGGCCAAGCGCGGCGGTCTGTTCCAGCGCCTCCGGGCTGTCGGCCGAGCGCGCCTGCAACAGAAGCGCGGTCAGCGTCGCGGCCTCGGACCCGATCTGCTGCACCCGGTCGCGCAGCAGCCAGTCCTGCGACAGCGCCTGCTCGGCCCCGGCGCGGGTATCGGGATCGGTATTCACCACCAGCGCCGCAAGCTGCGTGTCCATGTTGAAGGACAGGTCGCTGAGGATCCCCTGCACCTGATCCTGCACATCGGCATGGATCCAGCGCAGGTCGGCCCCGATCCGGGCATCGAGTCGTGCGCGCCGGGTCAGGTTGGTGCTGATCCTGCCGAAGCCCGTCAGCGCGCGGCGCAAATCGTGCTCGGCGGCCTCGATCCCGGCGCGGGTCTCGGCGCGCTCAGGCGCTGCCAGCCAGAGTGGCGAGGCCAGAATCCCCTCGACCCCCTGCGAGGCGCTGTCGATGGCGCGCTTCATCCGATCGGCGGGCATGGCGGGGTCGGCGACCATCTGCATGGCCAGCGCGGCCAGTTCGCCCGTCGCCTCGGCCAGTTCGCCGGCCAGCGCGACGGCGGGAATGCGGTCCTGCGCCAGCGCACGAAAGTCGCGCTCGGCCCGCAGCATCACCATCATGCCGACCGCCAGCACCCCCACAGCTACGATCACGACCAGCACCAGCGCCGCCATCAGCCGCCCCCGGATCGAGCCGCGGCGGATCATCGCTGCTCCAACGCGCGGATCAGCGCCTCGGCATCGCGCAGGATGGTATGAGAGCGTTCCGACCATTCCAGCAGCGTCTCGCGATCCGTCGGGGCCGAGCGCGCCCGATGTTCGGTCAGCGGCATCCATGTCAGCAACCGCCGGATGCGGGCGCGTTCCGCCGCGGGCGCGTCGTCCAGCGCCCGCAGACGCCGCCACAGATCGCGACGCAGCAGCAGGTCGCGGGCGACGAAAGCCTCGAACAACTGCTTGACCTGCCAATAGCGGCGCGCGGCCAGTTCGGGATCATAGCGCGACCAGCTGAAATTCAGCGCCGCACGGATCGCCGGGTCCAGCGATTCCGACAGTTCGGTGCGAATCTCGGGATCGACGGGGATGCGGCGGATATCGGGGTGCAGCAGGATGCGCTGCCCCTCGGACGAAAGGACGAAATCCATGAAGGCCCGCGCCGCGTCTGGCTGGGTGCCGCCCTGCAATGCGGCGATCCGGGCGGGGATGAGGATGACCGGGCGGCCATAGCGAAAGACCAGCCCGTCGCGGGTCAGCGCCAGGAAGTCGATGGTCAGGCCGATGACGAAATCGCCGTCCTCAACACCTTCCAGCACGCCGAAGCTGCGCGCCGAAATGGTGTTCAACTGCCCCGCCAGTTCCAGGATCCACGCCCAGCCCGCCTGCCAGCCGCGATCCTGCAAGATCGTCTCCAGCAGCGAATGCATCGTGCCCGAGCGCATCGGATGCGACATGGCGATGCCCTGCGCGAAGACAGGATCCAGCAGGTCGTTCCAGTCCTGCGGCACCGGCCCGTCGCGAGATGCGCGCCAGGTCCAGCCGACGGCAGACCATGCAAAATCGGCATAAGGTCCATGCCCCAGATCGACCAGACGCCCGGCGCTGTCCAGCACCACGAAAGCCTCGGGGGCAGAGGCCCAGAACAGGTCGAATCCGCGATCATTGCCCGCCAGCACCTCGTCGACGGCGGCATGGGTGTTCTTGTTCAGGACGCGGACGCGGATATCGGGACGGCTGCGCGCGAATCCTTCCAGCATCGGATCGACCACCTCGGCCTGGTAGGAGGTAATGATCCGCAACTCCTCGGCGGGAACGGGTGCTGCAAGCAGGACCATCGCCCAGAGCAGGGCCACCAGCCTGCATGTTCTGACCCTGGTCTGATCTGGCCGGCCCATGTTTCCTCCCCCATGCGGAACTGTTGCATCCTCGGCATCGGCGAGGCAACTGGCCCGGGGCGCGAAACGCCTGGGCTGATCCACCGAAAAATCCACAGGCTTGCCGGGCCTTGCTTCGTGACTGGATCCGGTGTCGTTCTTCTGCAATGCGAGGCCTGTCAGGTGCTCCAACGGCAACAACTCCCGCTATTGATGATGGTTCGGCGCGGGCATGAGCATATGTTTTGGCTCAGCGCCCGTTGATGAGTTCGTCAGCCCGAGAAACGCTTTGTCCATGCGACGGGATCGACATCCTTTCCCTTGATCCGCCTGCCTCGTGGATCGAGATTGCGTCACCATGACATCCCGATATGCGATCATCCTCTATGGCCGGTCCGATTTCATCCGCCGGCAGGCGCTTGCTTCCCTGATTGACAGTCTTGCGGCGGAAATTCCGGGCGCGCTGGCCGCGACGGGGATACGCCGGTTTTGCATCCTGCCTTGCGGTGTGCCGGCGCACCGCTCGATCTCGCGATGGCTTCCGGGGGCGCTGAGCGCGCATTGCCAGTTGGCCGGCGTCGATATGGATATACGGATCGCGTCACCCGTGGAAGATTTCCTCGATTTCGGCGCAGCGGATCGTGGTATGGCTGCGAAAAGCGGAAGCATGCTCGCGACTGTGGCGGGGAAGTGCGTGCAGGGTCATTTTCCGCCCCCTCCGGCCTGTGCCGGTTTCGCGAATGAGGGGCCAGATTCATGATTTCATTCCAGAGGCTTACAGGGCACCTCGGTTCCCGATAGTACGGGCCAAGGGTGTGTCAAAACCCGGCGGTGTGCTATGCTTTCTCGACGTCGGGAGGGCAAACCATGACCGGTTTCATCGAAGGTGTGCCGCCGGGCCAGACGTTGCTGTTCCCGGATCGGCTCGACGACCGGATTGGTGAGGATGACCTTGTCCGCGTTGTCGCTCTTTTCGTCAATGAGCTTGATCTGCTGGCCCTCGGATTCGACCGCGCCCTTGCCGCGAGGACCGGGCGGCCGGGCTATCATCCGGCGACGCTTCTGAAGCTCTTCATTTATGGCTATCTGAACCGCATCCCGTCGAGCCGGCGGCTCGAGCGCGAGGCCGGGCGGAATGTTGAGGTCATGTGGCTGACAGGACGCCTGACGCCTGACCACAAGACGATCGCGGAGTTCCGGCGCACTAACGGCGGCGCCATCCGCAAGACCTGCGCCCGGTTCGTAGAACTGTGCCGGCGGATCGACGTGCTGAAGGGCGACTGCGTTGCCATCGACGGCAGCAAGTTCAAGGCGGTCAACAATCGCGACAGGAACTTCACCAGAAACAAGATCGCCAGCCGCTTGGCCCATCTGGAGGCCGATGTCGAACGCTACATCGACGAGATGGTGCGCATCGACCGGCAGGAGGAAGGCGAGTCATCCGGCGGCTGATGCAGGCCATTTCGGCCTGATCTGTGGCGCGTCTGTACTTCACGCTTGAAGTCTGTTTGGCGGCCGGTCGAAGCGCTGGACGAAAGCGGCAGCCTGCGGCTCTTAAAGTCCCTCGCAAATCACGTGCCACCAAGGGTTCTGACACACCCTCAGCCCATTGTGGTCTGGCCGCCTGCCTCGCGAAGGGGTCGGCGGCATCGACAAAGGTCTGGGCACGATCCCGGTCGAGCGGCGAGGATTCGGGCCAAGCGCAGGGTGCGCGTGTGTCGGGATGGATATGGTCGTCCGGTGACGGGAAGCCGGGCCGGGCTATTGCGTCAGCGACACGATGCGGCGGGTGGCGGCGGCATAGCCTTCGATCCCCAGCCCGGCGATCACCCCATCCGCCCGCAGCGAGACATAGGAATGATGGCGGAACGATTCGCGCTTGTGGACCTGACTGATATGGACCTCGATCACAGGGCCCTCGAAGGTGTTCAGCGCATCGAGGATCGCGACCGAGGTATGGGTCAGCGCGGCGGGGTTGATGACGATGCCGCAGGCGTCCTCTCGCGCTTCGTGGATCCAGTCCACGATCTGGCCTTCGTAATTCGATTGCAGCAGCCGGATCTGATAGCCGGGGGCGACATCGCGGCACAGCAGTTCGACATCCTCCAGCGTCTCGCGGCCATAGATTTCGGGTTGGCGCTTGCCCAGCAGGTTCAGGTTCGGCCCGTTCAGAACATAGATCGTCGGCATTGTTTTCCCCATCGTCGCCCCGATGATTAGCCTGTCGCGCCGCCGCTGTCAGCCCCGTGGCCGCGACATTCGCCCCAAAGGTTGCGCCCGATCAGCGCCTTGACCTGATCGCGGTTCCAGCCGTGATGATCGGCGGCAGAGAGCAGGATCTGCGTCTTGGCAAATGCGGCCATCGGGGTCATGTCCCCGGCGCTGATCGCGCCGGTCCCGGCCAGCCACGCCCCGGCGGCATAGTGGAACGCACCCACGCTGCCCCCGGTCACGCGGGTTGCGGCGACGATCACCACCCCGGCCTCTGCGGCGTCGGCCAGCGCCTGCCGGATGGCGCCCTGCGTGCCTGCGGGGAAATTGCCCTCTCCATAGCCCAGCAGGATCAGGGCACGGGGGCCGGTCGCGGTCACAGCGCGGATCATCTGCGCCAGAAAGGCATCGCTGGCGGGGAAGGCGTCGATCTGCGCCACCGGATGCGCGTCGATGGTGGCGGCGATGGCGCGCAGCTGATCGCGGGCAAGGGCCAGCGCGGCGGGATGGTCCAGCGAGATATCGGCACGCGGCGCGGGCAGGGCGGGTTCATGCAGGGTGGTGCCGGTGCCAAGCTGCGCCAATGGCGGCAGATGCGGGCTGGCGAAGGCGTCGAAGCGGATCGTGCTGGCCTTCACGATGCGGTTGGCGCGAAACAGCCTGCCGTCGAAAAAGGCGGTGACTTCGGGCAGGCGCAGTTCCATGCAGGCCAGAGCGCCGGCCAGATTGGCGAAGGCGTCGCTGCCGGCGTTCAGCACCAGCCCCTGCGGGGTTTCGCGAAACAGCGGCAGTTGCGAGCCGGTCAGGATCACCGGCTTGGACAGCGCGGCGCGCGTCTGATCCCCGGCCACGTTCAGCAGCATCGGCAGCGCCGCGCCGGTGAAATCCAGCGTATCGGTGCCGTGCAGGATCAGGAAACCGTCGAAATCGGCGTAGCGATTCAGGATATGCCCGGCCATCCGGCACCAGTCACGCGGTTGCAGATCGGTGCTGTCCAGCGTGTCGGCACCATCCGCGAAATGCAGATCCAGCGCAGGCAGGCGGGCCACCAGCGCGGGCATCAGCAGGGATCGCGCGGCGCGGGCGAAATCGGCGGCGGGCATGGGCGCAAGCGGCTGACCCACGCAGGAAATCGTGCCGCCGGTATTGATGATGCAGATCCTCATCGCCCGCCTTTTGCTGGTCCCACGCGATTGATAGCCGCGCGGGCCGCCTGACGCCAGCCGCTCAGAAGCCTTGATGGGTTTTGAGGAACTCGGCCTCTTCCGGGGTATCCTCGCGCCCCAGCACGCGGTTGCGATGCGGAAAGCGGCCAAAGCGGGCGATGATGTCGCGATGCTGATGGGCGTAATCCAGCGCGCTCTCATCGCCAAGCGCCTGATACAGCGCGACCGAGCGGTCCTGATCGGCCAGATCCTCGCTGTGCTCAAAGGGCAGATACAGAAATTGCCGCCCGACGGTGTCCAACTCGTCATCAAAGCCGCGATCCACCGCCATGCGGGCATGTTTCAGCGCCAGATCGTTGCTTTCAAAGCTGCGCGGGTCGCCCCGGAACATGTTGCGCGGGAACTGGTCCAGCACCACCACCAGCGCCAGAACGTCTTGCGCCGATTGCGCCCAGTCGTCCAGCTCGCCTTTGTGGGCGGCCTCGTAGGTGGGGCCGAATTCGCGGGCGATGCGGCGGTCGAACTCGTCCGATTTGACGAACCAGTGCGGGCGCGTGTCGTCCGAGAACCAGAAATTGCGCACATCGGCGGCGGTCTTGATGGTCATGCTGTCCTCCTTCATTGCGGCAGCGGGATATGTTCGTCGCGGTCGCCCGTGGGCAGATCGAATAATCCCCGACCCCAACGCTCGGCCTGCCATTGGCGTTTCGCCTCGTCTATGCGTTCCTTCGACGAGGCGACGAAATTCCACCAGATATAGCGCGGCCCGTTCAGCGTCGCACCCCCCAGCGCCATCAGCCGCGCGCCCCGGTCGCCCGCCTGAACGGTGATCGCGTCGCCGGGGCGGAAAACCATCATCTGCCCGGCCTGAAATTCCTGCCCGGCGATGTGGATGCTGCCCTCGGTGATATAAATGCCGCGGTCCTCGTGCTCGGTGGGCAGCGGGAAACGCGCCCGCGCGGCCAGCGTCACGTCCAGATAAAAGGTTTCGGAAAACATCGTCGCGGGCGCCTGCTG
The Paracoccus alcaliphilus DNA segment above includes these coding regions:
- a CDS encoding DUF924 family protein is translated as MTIKTAADVRNFWFSDDTRPHWFVKSDEFDRRIAREFGPTYEAAHKGELDDWAQSAQDVLALVVVLDQFPRNMFRGDPRSFESNDLALKHARMAVDRGFDDELDTVGRQFLYLPFEHSEDLADQDRSVALYQALGDESALDYAHQHRDIIARFGRFPHRNRVLGREDTPEEAEFLKTHQGF
- a CDS encoding asparaginase: MRICIINTGGTISCVGQPLAPMPAADFARAARSLLMPALVARLPALDLHFADGADTLDSTDLQPRDWCRMAGHILNRYADFDGFLILHGTDTLDFTGAALPMLLNVAGDQTRAALSKPVILTGSQLPLFRETPQGLVLNAGSDAFANLAGALACMELRLPEVTAFFDGRLFRANRIVKASTIRFDAFASPHLPPLAQLGTGTTLHEPALPAPRADISLDHPAALALARDQLRAIAATIDAHPVAQIDAFPASDAFLAQMIRAVTATGPRALILLGYGEGNFPAGTQGAIRQALADAAEAGVVIVAATRVTGGSVGAFHYAAGAWLAGTGAISAGDMTPMAAFAKTQILLSAADHHGWNRDQVKALIGRNLWGECRGHGADSGGATG
- the aroQ gene encoding type II 3-dehydroquinate dehydratase gives rise to the protein MPTIYVLNGPNLNLLGKRQPEIYGRETLEDVELLCRDVAPGYQIRLLQSNYEGQIVDWIHEAREDACGIVINPAALTHTSVAILDALNTFEGPVIEVHISQVHKRESFRHHSYVSLRADGVIAGLGIEGYAAATRRIVSLTQ